Proteins from a single region of Ammoniphilus oxalaticus:
- the cbiB gene encoding adenosylcobinamide-phosphate synthase CbiB: MGWPTVGTAANAGGGLTFALGGLIAAFVIDWYVGDPRRLPHPVVGIGKMIVAVEKGLRALVTSPRMLKWAGVGLVVVIVGGSYALVWGLLWAAAYFGHQLFAWLVAVWLISTTMATKGLSDGGMDIYRKLAAGDLVSSRAALAMVVGRDTDRLDEAEISRGAVETVAENIVDAIISPLFYAALGGAPLAMAYRAVNTLDSMVGYKNERYEHFGWAAARFDDLANYVPARLTGMLLVAVCYAFGWNGQACLRVMRRDAGLHPSPNSGITEAGVAGALGIALGGTNFYQGIPSQRAKMGDPLRPIKAEDILKTVRIMKLVALAGLVMCVLLALIVHLVV; encoded by the coding sequence ATGGGATGGCCAACGGTGGGGACAGCCGCAAATGCTGGAGGAGGGTTAACATTTGCGCTTGGCGGACTAATTGCCGCCTTTGTGATCGATTGGTATGTTGGCGATCCGCGCCGCTTGCCGCACCCTGTCGTCGGAATCGGGAAAATGATCGTAGCGGTGGAAAAAGGGTTACGGGCGTTGGTGACAAGTCCGAGGATGCTGAAATGGGCGGGCGTTGGGTTGGTCGTTGTCATTGTCGGCGGTTCTTACGCGCTCGTGTGGGGCTTGCTGTGGGCTGCGGCGTATTTTGGACATCAGTTGTTCGCCTGGCTCGTTGCCGTTTGGCTGATCTCCACGACGATGGCGACGAAGGGATTGTCGGATGGGGGAATGGACATTTATCGGAAATTAGCGGCGGGGGATTTAGTGTCTTCCCGCGCGGCGTTGGCGATGGTCGTGGGTCGGGATACCGATCGCTTAGATGAAGCGGAGATCTCGCGCGGGGCGGTGGAAACGGTCGCGGAAAATATTGTCGACGCGATCATATCACCGTTGTTTTACGCGGCCCTTGGCGGGGCTCCGTTGGCCATGGCTTACCGGGCGGTCAACACACTCGATTCGATGGTCGGTTACAAAAATGAGCGCTACGAGCATTTTGGTTGGGCTGCGGCCCGCTTTGATGATCTAGCCAATTATGTCCCTGCGCGTTTAACGGGGATGTTGTTGGTGGCCGTTTGTTATGCGTTTGGCTGGAACGGACAGGCTTGTTTGCGCGTGATGCGTCGGGATGCGGGGTTACATCCAAGTCCAAATAGCGGGATTACCGAAGCGGGCGTGGCGGGGGCGTTGGGAATCGCGCTCGGGGGAACGAATTTTTATCAAGGGATTCCTTCGCAACGAGCCAAAATGGGAGATCCCTTGCGCCCGATCAAGGCGGAGGACATCCTAAAGACGGTTCGGATTATGAAGCTTGTGGCGCTTGCGGGGCTCGTGATGTGTGTGTTGCTCGCTTTGATCGTTCATCTAGTTGTTTGA
- a CDS encoding adenosylcobinamide amidohydrolase, with protein sequence MGQPFISGKREQLYQSASLREVRLMLKEDHILIEWDRAMTAVSSGLWGGGWHDGVRRIVNWRVPLDFACADPIALMEQQLRAWGYGSEQVIGLQTAADLHAASVIEETGDCFRLLCCTTAGIGNAARAGRPRQTYSAYSCGTINTALMVKGRLTPAAMINALLTATEAKAVALQDLGIRDENGEIASGTTTDSIALVVSQQGYEETHQFAGTATSIGHAIARSVYQSVVEAIGE encoded by the coding sequence ATGGGACAACCTTTTATTAGCGGTAAGCGGGAGCAATTATATCAATCTGCCTCCCTTAGAGAAGTCCGCCTGATGTTAAAAGAGGATCATATTTTAATTGAATGGGACCGCGCGATGACAGCGGTTAGCAGTGGGTTGTGGGGCGGTGGCTGGCATGATGGGGTTCGTCGCATCGTCAATTGGCGTGTGCCGCTTGACTTCGCTTGCGCGGATCCGATCGCCCTGATGGAGCAACAGTTGCGGGCCTGGGGCTATGGGAGCGAGCAAGTCATTGGCCTGCAAACTGCGGCGGATCTACATGCTGCGTCTGTAATCGAGGAAACGGGCGATTGTTTTAGGTTGCTCTGCTGCACCACGGCGGGAATCGGAAATGCCGCCCGAGCAGGTCGGCCGCGTCAAACGTATTCCGCCTATTCTTGCGGAACGATCAATACGGCGCTGATGGTCAAGGGACGGTTGACCCCGGCGGCGATGATCAATGCGTTGTTGACCGCAACAGAGGCAAAAGCGGTCGCTCTGCAGGACCTTGGCATCCGTGATGAAAACGGGGAAATCGCCTCGGGAACAACGACCGACTCCATTGCGCTGGTGGTCAGCCAACAAGGCTACGAGGAAACGCACCAGTTTGCGGGCACGGCGACTTCGATTGGCCACGCAATCGCTCGCTCCGTTTATCAGTCAGTTGTGGAAGCGATTGGGGAGTAG
- a CDS encoding nuclease-related domain-containing protein, whose translation MMLYKPRTKPSELSLLKALDTRMNLSEQDKQHLANMAKGYEGECLFDARAALLQNECFILNDLLLPYNNSVFQIDSLILLSDALYLIEVKNFSGDFYYEHEKWYRTPHSELADPLLQLGRSESLLRRLLKDLGCRIPLTTLVVFINPEFTLYQAPRNKPFILPTQLNSFFRRLDRLPSKLTDSHRQLASRLAQLHLTESPYQRLPTYEFDQLNKGISCPQCLTLGVVMDRNDAICLRCGHIEPIDAAILRCVKEFQLLFPEQKISTNRIHDWCKVIESKRTIRRVLSQNFMKVGVRQWTYYE comes from the coding sequence ATGATGCTGTATAAACCTCGAACAAAACCATCCGAACTATCGCTCCTGAAAGCGCTCGACACCCGCATGAATTTATCCGAACAGGACAAGCAACACCTCGCAAACATGGCAAAAGGGTACGAAGGAGAATGTCTATTTGACGCCCGAGCCGCCCTGCTGCAGAACGAATGCTTCATTTTAAATGATTTACTGCTCCCCTACAACAACTCCGTCTTCCAAATTGACTCTTTGATTCTCTTGTCCGATGCGCTCTATTTAATTGAGGTAAAAAACTTTTCAGGGGATTTTTATTATGAACACGAGAAATGGTACAGAACACCCCATTCCGAACTCGCCGACCCCCTCCTCCAGCTCGGGCGAAGCGAGTCCCTGTTGCGACGTTTATTGAAGGATTTAGGTTGTCGGATTCCGCTCACAACTCTTGTCGTATTCATTAACCCCGAATTCACCCTGTACCAAGCGCCTCGCAACAAACCGTTTATTCTTCCCACTCAGCTAAATTCTTTTTTTAGGAGACTGGACCGTCTACCTTCGAAACTCACCGATAGCCATCGTCAACTAGCGAGCCGATTAGCGCAACTGCATCTGACAGAATCCCCTTACCAGCGACTACCCACTTATGAATTTGATCAACTGAACAAAGGTATTTCTTGTCCGCAATGCTTGACACTCGGTGTTGTGATGGATCGAAACGACGCCATTTGTCTGCGGTGTGGACACATTGAGCCCATTGATGCCGCCATCCTACGCTGCGTGAAAGAATTCCAGCTACTTTTTCCTGAGCAAAAAATTTCAACGAACCGCATTCATGATTGGTGTAAAGTGATCGAGTCGAAACGAACCATTCGGCGCGTTCTGTCGCAAAATTTTATGAAAGTCGGCGTCCGACAGTGGACCTACTATGAATAA
- a CDS encoding TIGR01777 family oxidoreductase, with protein MKIAIFGGTGFIGSAWIEQWVQNGGKVVLFTRQPAKVDFQELSESVAVQAWPLQEELKVDGVINLAGETINQRWTAKAKASILESRVNTTRQIVQQILNGQLQTPTLINGSAIGFYGHSLEKTFTERDPSVMKHNDFLGNVTAAWEAEAEKVLAAGTTRLVKTRFGVVLGRDGGALSRMALPYRLFAGGPIGNGEQWVSWIHLQDAIDLLNFCLREEQLSGPVNFTSPTSCTMNELGSAIAAVTRRPHWLPLPSFACKGLLGEMSDLILKGQKVTPQKALEHGFSFQYKTVEQALRDLL; from the coding sequence ATGAAAATTGCTATTTTTGGCGGGACAGGCTTTATCGGTTCGGCCTGGATCGAACAGTGGGTCCAAAACGGGGGCAAGGTCGTTTTATTTACGCGACAACCCGCAAAGGTTGACTTTCAAGAACTCAGTGAGTCGGTTGCCGTTCAGGCATGGCCCTTGCAAGAAGAACTAAAGGTCGATGGCGTCATCAATTTGGCGGGTGAAACGATCAACCAACGCTGGACGGCGAAAGCAAAAGCGAGCATACTCGAAAGCCGCGTCAACACGACACGGCAAATTGTTCAGCAGATTTTGAATGGTCAATTGCAAACGCCAACGTTGATCAATGGCTCTGCGATCGGATTTTATGGACACTCATTAGAGAAGACATTCACAGAGCGCGATCCGTCGGTCATGAAGCACAATGATTTTCTTGGAAATGTAACGGCTGCTTGGGAAGCTGAGGCCGAAAAAGTATTGGCTGCGGGAACAACTCGATTAGTGAAAACCCGCTTTGGTGTTGTACTCGGTCGCGACGGCGGCGCATTATCGCGGATGGCTTTGCCATATCGGTTATTTGCAGGCGGTCCGATCGGCAACGGCGAACAGTGGGTCTCTTGGATCCATTTGCAAGATGCGATCGACTTGTTAAATTTTTGCTTGAGAGAAGAACAGCTCTCTGGACCTGTTAATTTCACGTCGCCTACCTCATGTACGATGAATGAATTAGGAAGCGCGATTGCGGCAGTAACCCGCCGCCCCCATTGGCTCCCCTTGCCTTCTTTTGCCTGTAAAGGGTTGCTCGGAGAGATGTCGGATTTAATCTTAAAGGGACAAAAGGTTACGCCTCAAAAAGCATTAGAACACGGATTTTCGTTTCAATATAAGACGGTTGAACAAGCGTTGCGAGATTTGTTATAA
- a CDS encoding transglycosylase domain-containing protein, with the protein MSELPPLQPEHEKLNSKRAIEMTLTTLKYSLLLLLTGLMLGAGAAIGFVASLVKEQPALSYREIQDKIFSQAQTSFAYFNEGQQIGQLRTEEDRRLVSVFDVSPRLIQAIVATEDRLFYEHYGVNINGLFRAGYESIGGSSVQTGGSSLTQQLVKQTILTPEVNLERKAREIFLALRLERMFSKDQIIEAYMNKMYFGKNANGSNIYGVQAAAKGIFGVDVKDLNLPQSAYIAGMLQAPSRFVPFNPDGLQRGKDRQRIVLDRMLEVGYITPAEYREALAYDIKAHLREADEVRAYSKYPHLMMTIEYQAAKVLLDQDIRDNPELSERKISEEEYRELVEFKRKEVLSKGYHVYTTIDKQTYEMMNAIADNDNNFARPRSYTLPNGKRVENAIEQVGATLLDNKTGAVLGFIGGRDFQNSQYNHTAIPRQPGSTMKPIAAYAPAFELGLLQPGFVIDDSPLALDNGPGNPPFYPSNYDNRFRGPVTTRIALQHSYNIPAIKAYLEVGTERALDYVQKMGITTIVTPKENPRRNDYQSKTLPIGGLTEGVTVEELTNAFSVFANDGVLQKSFMISKITDSTGSPIFEHRVMPRRVYSEQTAYLMTDMMRSVVQSGTATSLKSYIGGRPVAGKTGTTNRDVDSWFVGYTPDVSLGVWIGYDERYPLPNSRPPRSIQIWGKIMRDLGNLYPDRYPRNANFSAPSGIVRKEICAKSGKLASEVCRQEGSALTEIFNASYAPTEVDRTPPVIREDVNDDDERLEEEREREEDREQEEGREQTEEREREAEKEKRDREKEERKQQKEEEKQERERAESNPPIERDGE; encoded by the coding sequence ATGAGTGAATTACCGCCGCTACAACCAGAACATGAGAAACTGAATAGTAAACGCGCAATTGAAATGACTTTAACAACATTAAAGTACTCCCTCTTGCTTTTGCTTACGGGACTAATGTTAGGCGCTGGGGCAGCAATCGGTTTTGTTGCCTCCCTTGTTAAGGAGCAGCCTGCGCTTTCTTATCGGGAAATTCAGGACAAGATTTTCTCGCAAGCCCAAACAAGTTTTGCTTACTTTAATGAAGGACAGCAAATTGGCCAGTTAAGGACGGAGGAAGATCGTAGATTGGTAAGTGTATTCGACGTTTCTCCCCGTCTTATTCAAGCGATTGTCGCTACAGAAGACCGCCTTTTCTATGAGCATTACGGGGTAAACATCAATGGCTTGTTCCGCGCGGGTTACGAATCAATAGGAGGTAGTTCCGTTCAAACAGGCGGAAGCTCACTGACCCAACAACTCGTAAAGCAGACGATTTTGACCCCGGAAGTAAACTTAGAGCGAAAAGCAAGAGAGATTTTTTTGGCGCTTCGTTTGGAAAGAATGTTTTCAAAAGACCAAATAATTGAAGCTTATATGAATAAAATGTACTTTGGAAAGAACGCGAACGGATCTAATATTTACGGTGTACAAGCGGCGGCGAAAGGGATTTTTGGGGTCGATGTGAAGGACTTGAATCTGCCTCAATCCGCTTATATCGCCGGGATGCTGCAGGCCCCATCCCGCTTCGTGCCATTTAATCCTGATGGATTGCAAAGGGGCAAGGATCGCCAACGAATTGTATTGGATCGAATGTTGGAGGTGGGTTATATTACGCCAGCTGAATATCGGGAGGCATTGGCCTATGATATTAAAGCGCATTTGCGAGAGGCTGATGAAGTGCGCGCTTACAGTAAGTACCCGCATTTGATGATGACAATTGAGTATCAGGCGGCCAAAGTATTGCTCGACCAAGATATTCGGGATAATCCAGAGCTGAGCGAAAGAAAGATTTCCGAGGAAGAATATAGGGAACTGGTCGAATTCAAACGGAAAGAAGTGCTGAGTAAAGGGTACCATGTCTACACGACAATCGATAAACAAACATATGAAATGATGAACGCGATTGCGGACAACGATAACAATTTTGCTAGGCCGCGCTCGTATACGTTACCAAATGGCAAAAGAGTGGAGAACGCGATTGAACAAGTTGGAGCGACTTTGCTAGATAATAAAACAGGAGCGGTGCTTGGATTTATTGGTGGTCGCGATTTTCAAAATTCGCAATACAATCACACCGCGATTCCGAGACAACCGGGTTCAACGATGAAGCCGATTGCCGCTTACGCGCCCGCATTTGAACTCGGGTTGTTGCAACCCGGCTTCGTGATCGATGATTCGCCATTGGCTTTAGACAATGGTCCTGGGAATCCGCCTTTTTATCCATCAAACTACGATAATCGTTTCCGTGGACCGGTTACAACACGGATTGCTTTACAACATTCGTACAACATTCCCGCGATAAAGGCGTATTTAGAAGTGGGAACAGAGCGGGCGCTCGATTATGTGCAAAAGATGGGGATTACAACGATCGTTACTCCAAAAGAAAATCCACGTCGAAATGATTACCAATCCAAAACGTTGCCGATCGGCGGACTAACAGAAGGGGTAACCGTTGAAGAATTGACTAACGCTTTTTCGGTATTTGCGAACGACGGCGTTTTGCAAAAGAGTTTTATGATTTCCAAAATTACAGATTCTACTGGCAGTCCGATTTTTGAACATCGAGTCATGCCGCGGCGCGTGTACTCAGAACAAACAGCCTACTTGATGACTGATATGATGCGCAGTGTCGTGCAAAGTGGTACAGCGACGTCGCTTAAATCATACATTGGCGGGCGTCCCGTTGCTGGGAAAACGGGGACGACGAATCGTGATGTTGACTCCTGGTTTGTTGGCTATACGCCTGATGTGTCGCTTGGGGTCTGGATTGGTTATGATGAACGTTATCCGCTACCTAATTCACGTCCACCTCGTTCGATCCAAATTTGGGGCAAGATTATGCGTGATCTTGGCAATCTTTATCCTGATCGCTATCCGCGTAACGCGAATTTTAGCGCTCCAAGCGGGATTGTGCGCAAAGAGATTTGCGCAAAATCGGGTAAATTAGCTTCAGAAGTGTGTAGACAGGAAGGGTCAGCGCTCACGGAGATCTTTAACGCCTCCTATGCGCCAACGGAAGTCGATCGCACCCCGCCCGTCATTCGAGAAGATGTTAATGATGATGATGAGCGGCTAGAAGAAGAGCGCGAACGCGAGGAAGATCGTGAGCAAGAAGAAGGTCGCGAACAAACAGAAGAGCGCGAACGTGAGGCAGAAAAAGAAAAACGAGATAGAGAAAAGGAAGAACGAAAACAGCAAAAAGAAGAAGAGAAGCAGGAAAGAGAACGGGCTGAATCCAACCCGCCGATCGAGAGGGACGGTGAATAA
- a CDS encoding SEC-C metal-binding domain-containing protein: protein MSKLTKDELNVIRKELNIKGISQLPKQQLIEELVRQAPDHFQTTIQLFDQPRYALLQRLAREGYTSDFDYEFEQIVYLRKFGLVFTGRYQGQNVFVMPNEIREAFNRIDEPPLQATVKKNTELTRLTHGLLFYYGILSMEELMNLAQQYVAEKIDIEHYIELLHDLSLFYEEYDIGNRFQVMHYRVMDPMWIQDELDLRETLDFYPFTKEQLLRAGELDYKDRTPQYRKFKDFLMKKCRLPVVEAEMLIDDLYDGIQNGDDWMNQVGYLQNELGLDRMEQIQEVGDLLVAYSNHTRQWVLKGYSPAELARKEQKSLRTTSRNSEGTVIDFTTKKKVGRNDPCACGSAEKFKRCCGK, encoded by the coding sequence TTGTCCAAATTGACGAAAGACGAATTAAATGTGATTCGAAAAGAACTAAATATAAAAGGCATAAGCCAACTTCCTAAACAACAACTGATTGAGGAACTTGTTCGTCAAGCGCCAGACCATTTTCAAACAACAATTCAGTTATTTGACCAGCCTCGATATGCATTGCTTCAACGCCTAGCAAGAGAGGGGTATACATCCGATTTTGATTATGAATTTGAACAAATTGTTTATCTAAGAAAATTTGGCTTGGTGTTTACTGGACGATATCAGGGACAAAATGTGTTTGTTATGCCTAATGAAATAAGGGAGGCTTTTAATCGGATAGACGAGCCTCCGTTACAGGCTACCGTGAAGAAAAATACGGAACTCACTCGCTTGACGCATGGTCTACTTTTTTACTATGGGATATTGTCGATGGAGGAATTGATGAATCTGGCGCAACAATATGTAGCTGAAAAAATCGATATAGAACACTATATTGAGTTGCTTCACGATCTTTCCCTCTTTTATGAAGAATATGATATCGGAAACCGATTTCAGGTAATGCACTATCGCGTGATGGACCCCATGTGGATTCAAGACGAACTGGATTTAAGAGAAACGCTCGATTTTTACCCTTTTACAAAAGAACAACTGTTGCGGGCGGGCGAACTCGATTATAAGGACCGCACACCTCAATACCGAAAATTTAAAGACTTTTTAATGAAAAAGTGTAGGCTCCCTGTGGTAGAAGCAGAAATGTTGATTGATGATCTCTATGATGGCATTCAAAATGGGGATGATTGGATGAACCAAGTCGGTTATCTTCAAAATGAATTAGGACTGGATCGTATGGAGCAAATTCAAGAAGTGGGAGATCTGTTAGTTGCCTATAGTAATCATACAAGGCAGTGGGTACTCAAGGGATATAGCCCGGCAGAACTAGCGCGCAAAGAACAAAAGTCATTGCGTACTACGTCCCGAAATTCAGAAGGAACCGTGATCGATTTTACCACGAAGAAAAAAGTAGGTAGAAATGATCCTTGTGCTTGCGGTAGCGCCGAGAAATTTAAAAGATGTTGCGGTAAATAA
- a CDS encoding cupin domain-containing protein — MKKENLTSFQDFNEERFTKRVIHKTDDSTAFVLNFMPGQGVPTHTHPGSDLYVTVLQGAGTLTVDEVEHTLKKDDVVFTEGHEAFAFTNTGDEPASLFAVLSKVPDERYAKDQ, encoded by the coding sequence ATGAAAAAAGAAAATCTGACTTCTTTCCAAGATTTTAATGAGGAGCGTTTTACGAAGCGGGTTATCCATAAAACAGACGACAGCACGGCTTTTGTGCTTAACTTTATGCCGGGACAAGGGGTGCCGACGCATACACATCCGGGTTCCGATCTTTATGTAACCGTTTTACAAGGAGCGGGCACGCTGACAGTGGATGAAGTCGAGCATACACTTAAGAAAGATGATGTCGTTTTTACGGAGGGGCATGAAGCTTTTGCCTTTACAAATACAGGTGACGAACCTGCAAGTCTGTTTGCTGTCTTAAGCAAAGTCCCAGATGAGCGCTACGCGAAGGATCAGTAG
- the cas3 gene encoding CRISPR-associated helicase Cas3' has product MSFIAHIRASDGQKQTVEEHLLEVKRLAEISGEKFGAKHLAGLAGLLHDFGKCTHQFKEYILEAFNNPEAPPKRGSVDHSTAGGKLLYELYHNRTDNPYLIILAEIVGNVIISHHSYLQDFLAPTLESPYLRRVRDKELDDFHRAQQYFFEYVMNRNDFDVYVSEAAMELENFLQETPPENHAEQLMFLTKFIFSALIDADRTDARLFEENTLYNSKNNGLLFKTYYERLMGKLNSFKNESLASHPINILRSEMSEQCERFAIKPSGIYTLSIPTGGGKTLASLRYALKHSLEYSKDRIVFVVPFTTIIEQNAAEARKVLQDEMNILEHHSNVIDDGVDDEAQDGIVNMRQKWKLAKDTWDAPIIFTTMVQFLNAFYAKGSRNIRRLHNLSNSVIIFDEVQKVPVKCVSLFNQALNYLKYSTDSSIVLCTATQPALDFVEHKLKIGSDAEMIDQLNEVIEAFKRVEIIDKATNGPINNEQLVDFIGQLMGGIQSILVILNTKSVVKDLYQKLIAQGTDYEIFHLSTSMCAAHRNDIFKKIRDCLGNNQKIICISTQLIEAGVDVSFDSVIRSLAGLDSIAQAAGRCNRHGEKEIGTVYVIDHEQERLDRLEEIKKGKEVAKKILVDLKRHPSVYGGHLLSREAMERYFQEYYTDMETNLNYFIPKLEKEMIELLTSHRRGNSSLAKAYQSKHGSLPPLYLINSYYSAAEHFEVIDDMTTAVLVPYKEGEELIAALNSYAGSFEDVTKFLRKAQQYSINLYKHEFEYLAQDGGLVSFLDGQIFALTEGAYHGEFGFNLENDSEFGFQYF; this is encoded by the coding sequence ATGAGTTTTATCGCGCATATTCGAGCAAGTGACGGTCAGAAGCAGACAGTAGAAGAACATCTATTGGAAGTAAAGCGTTTGGCGGAAATCTCTGGAGAAAAATTTGGAGCCAAACACCTAGCAGGTTTGGCGGGATTGTTGCATGATTTTGGGAAATGCACGCATCAATTTAAGGAATATATTTTAGAGGCGTTTAACAATCCTGAGGCGCCGCCCAAGCGAGGTAGTGTAGACCATTCAACCGCTGGTGGTAAACTGTTGTACGAGCTTTATCATAATCGAACGGACAACCCTTACTTGATTATCCTTGCTGAAATCGTGGGGAACGTGATTATTTCTCATCACTCCTATTTGCAAGATTTTTTGGCGCCTACTTTAGAGTCACCTTATTTAAGGCGTGTTCGCGATAAGGAGTTGGATGATTTTCATCGCGCTCAGCAATACTTTTTTGAGTATGTAATGAATCGAAATGATTTTGATGTCTATGTCTCTGAAGCGGCAATGGAATTAGAGAATTTTTTGCAAGAAACGCCGCCTGAAAATCATGCTGAGCAACTTATGTTTTTAACGAAGTTTATCTTTAGCGCATTGATAGATGCGGATCGAACGGATGCTCGATTGTTTGAGGAGAATACACTGTATAATTCAAAAAACAATGGTTTATTGTTCAAAACCTATTATGAAAGATTAATGGGTAAGCTAAATTCCTTTAAAAATGAATCTCTCGCGAGTCATCCCATTAATATCCTTCGCTCCGAGATGTCAGAACAGTGTGAACGATTTGCAATAAAACCATCAGGAATCTACACGTTATCGATCCCGACAGGTGGAGGTAAAACGCTTGCTAGTTTAAGGTATGCTCTTAAACATTCACTAGAATATAGTAAGGACAGAATTGTGTTTGTTGTTCCTTTTACGACAATCATTGAACAAAATGCCGCGGAAGCTCGTAAAGTGTTACAAGATGAAATGAATATTTTGGAGCATCACTCAAACGTGATTGACGATGGAGTTGATGACGAAGCACAAGATGGCATCGTTAACATGCGACAAAAGTGGAAATTAGCGAAGGACACTTGGGACGCCCCGATTATCTTTACGACGATGGTCCAATTTTTAAACGCATTTTACGCTAAAGGAAGTCGCAATATTCGCCGCCTACATAATCTTAGCAATTCAGTGATTATTTTTGATGAAGTTCAAAAAGTTCCTGTCAAATGCGTATCTTTGTTTAATCAGGCTTTAAATTATTTAAAATATTCCACAGATTCGAGCATTGTTCTTTGCACGGCGACCCAACCGGCTTTGGATTTTGTCGAGCATAAGCTGAAAATCGGATCCGACGCAGAAATGATCGATCAACTAAACGAAGTGATTGAGGCTTTTAAAAGGGTTGAAATCATTGATAAAGCAACGAATGGACCGATCAACAATGAGCAACTTGTCGATTTTATCGGGCAATTAATGGGAGGAATACAAAGTATTCTCGTCATTTTAAATACCAAATCGGTAGTAAAGGATTTATACCAGAAGCTAATTGCGCAAGGAACGGACTATGAAATATTCCATCTAAGTACTTCGATGTGCGCCGCGCATCGAAATGACATTTTTAAAAAAATAAGAGATTGTCTTGGCAACAATCAAAAAATCATATGCATCAGTACGCAACTTATAGAGGCTGGGGTAGATGTCAGCTTTGATAGTGTTATTCGTTCCCTTGCTGGATTGGATTCAATTGCCCAGGCCGCTGGTCGATGCAATAGGCATGGAGAAAAAGAGATCGGAACCGTCTATGTGATTGACCATGAACAAGAAAGACTGGATCGGTTAGAAGAGATAAAAAAGGGGAAGGAAGTTGCCAAAAAAATCCTTGTTGATCTTAAGCGTCATCCTAGCGTATATGGGGGTCACCTGTTATCTAGGGAGGCAATGGAAAGATATTTTCAGGAATATTACACGGATATGGAAACAAATTTAAATTACTTTATCCCTAAGCTAGAAAAGGAAATGATTGAGTTGCTCACCTCTCATCGGCGCGGGAACAGCAGCCTCGCTAAGGCTTATCAAAGTAAACATGGTAGCCTTCCGCCATTGTATTTAATCAATAGTTACTACTCAGCAGCGGAACATTTTGAAGTCATTGATGATATGACTACAGCTGTGTTAGTTCCCTACAAAGAAGGTGAGGAGCTTATTGCTGCGTTAAATAGTTATGCCGGCTCATTTGAAGATGTAACAAAGTTCTTAAGAAAAGCCCAGCAGTATTCAATCAATTTATATAAACATGAGTTTGAATACTTAGCTCAAGATGGTGGGCTTGTTTCTTTTTTGGATGGCCAAATCTTCGCTTTGACAGAAGGGGCGTATCATGGGGAATTTGGGTTCAATCTCGAAAACGACAGTGAATTTGGCTTTCAATATTTTTAG
- the cas5c gene encoding type I-C CRISPR-associated protein Cas5c: MRNSIQFEVYGSYALFTDPLTKLGGEKMSYQIPTYEALKGITESIYWKPTLLIIVDKVRVMNPIRMESKGMRPIEYGGRGGNTLAHYTYLRDVKYQVQAHFIFNPHRPDLAFDRNEHKHHNIMKRSLKVGGRRDIFLGARECQAYVEPCLFGSGEGYYDDYDGEIHFGTMMHGINYPDETGRNEMEARLWQPSMKNGVIEFVRPDQCAHVRKITDMEPRHFDETNMTSAEQLWRELEEEWDR, from the coding sequence ATGAGGAATTCGATTCAATTTGAAGTATATGGGAGTTACGCTTTATTTACAGATCCATTAACAAAGCTTGGTGGGGAAAAGATGTCCTACCAAATACCTACATACGAGGCTTTGAAAGGAATTACAGAATCGATTTACTGGAAGCCAACGCTTTTAATTATCGTTGATAAAGTTCGCGTGATGAACCCGATTCGTATGGAGTCAAAAGGTATGCGTCCAATTGAGTATGGTGGTCGGGGCGGAAACACGTTGGCTCATTACACGTATTTAAGAGATGTTAAATATCAAGTTCAGGCCCATTTTATTTTTAATCCGCATCGTCCAGATCTCGCTTTTGATCGTAATGAGCATAAGCACCATAATATTATGAAACGTTCGTTAAAGGTCGGCGGTCGCAGAGATATTTTCCTAGGGGCTAGAGAGTGTCAGGCTTATGTCGAACCTTGCTTGTTCGGCTCAGGTGAGGGGTATTATGATGATTACGATGGTGAAATCCATTTTGGAACGATGATGCACGGCATTAATTATCCAGACGAAACGGGCAGAAATGAAATGGAAGCCCGTCTATGGCAGCCAAGCATGAAGAATGGTGTAATCGAGTTTGTTCGACCTGATCAATGTGCTCACGTTCGCAAAATTACCGACATGGAGCCGAGACATTTTGATGAGACGAATATGACCTCTGCAGAACAATTATGGCGGGAGCTTGAAGAGGAGTGGGATCGATGA